One genomic region from Rattus norvegicus strain BN/NHsdMcwi chromosome 10, GRCr8, whole genome shotgun sequence encodes:
- the Krt34 gene encoding keratin, type I cuticular Ha4, with the protein MSCESCLPALSCRTSCSSRPCVPPSCHGCTLPGACNIPANVGNCNWFCEGSFNGNEKETMQFLNDRLASYIEKVRQLERENAELESRIQERSQQQDPLVCPAYQAYFRTIEELQQKILCAKSENARLVVKIDNAKLASDDFRTKYQTELSLRQLVESDINSLRRILDELTLCKSDLEAQVESLREELLCLKKNHEEEVNTLRCQLGDRLNVEVDAAPTVDLNRVLNETRCQYEALVETNRREVEEWYTTQTEELNKQVVSSSEQLQSCQAEIIELRRTVNALEIELQAQHNLRNSLENTLTESEARYSSQLSQVQCLITNVESQLGEIRADLERQNQEYQVLLDIRSRLECEINTYRSLLESEDCNLPCNPCATTNASGGCCGPCGSSRCS; encoded by the exons ATGTCCTGTGAGTCTTGTCTGCCCGCCCTGAGCTGCCGCACCAGCTGCTCCTCCAGGCCCTGCGTGCCCCCCAGCTGCCATGGCTGCACTCTGCCTGGGGCTTGCAACATCCCCGCCAATGTGGGCAACTGCAATTGGTTCTGTGAGGGCTCCTTCAATGGCAATGAGAAGGAGACCATGCAGTTCCTGAATGACCGCCTGGCCTCCTATATAGAGAAGGTGAGACAGCtggagagagagaatgcagagCTGGAAAGCAGGATCCAGGAGAGGAGCCAGCAGCAGGACCCCCTGGTGTGTCCCGCCTATCAGGCCTACTTCAGGACCATTGAGGAGCTGCAGCAGAAG ATTCTGTGTGCTAAGTCTGAGAACGCCAGGCTGGTGGTGAAGATTGACAATGCCAAGCTGGCCTCTGACGACTTCAGGACCAA GTACCAGACTGAACTGTCCTTGAGGCAGCTGGTGGAGTCAGACATCAACAGTCTGCGCAGAATCCTGGACGAGCTGACCCTCTGCAAGTCTGACCTGGAGGCTCAGGTGGAGTCCCTGAGGGAGGAGCTGCTGTGTCTCAAGAAGAACCACGAGGAG GAAGTCAACACCCTGCGCTGCCAGCTGGGAGACCGCCTCAATGTGGAGGTGGATGCTGCTCCCACTGTGGACCTGAACCGTGTGCTCAATGAGACCAGGTGTCAGTACGAGGCCCTGGTGGAAACCAACCGCCGGGAAGTGGAGGAATGGTACACCACACAG ACTGAGGAGCTGAACAAGCAGGTGGTGTCCAGCTCAGAGCAGCTGCAGTCCTGCCAGGCCGAGATCATCGAGCTGAGACGCACAGTCAATGCCCTGGAGATCGAGCTGCAGGCCCAGCACAACCTG AGAAACTCTCTGGAGAACACCCTGACAGAGAGTGAGGCTCGCTACAGCTCCCAGCTATCCCAGGTGCAGTGCCTGATCACCAACGTGGAGTCCCAGCTTGGTGAGATCCGGGCTGACCTGGAGCGTCAGAACCAGGAGTACCAGGTGCTGCTGGACATCCGGTCTCGACTGGAGTGTGAGATCAACACATACAGGAGCCTGCTGGAGAGCGAGGACTGCAA CCTCCCCTGCAACCCATGTGCCACCACCAATGCTAGCGGCGGCTGCTGTGGACCTTGTGGCAGCTCTCGTTGCTCTTAA